A single Gemmatimonadales bacterium DNA region contains:
- a CDS encoding adenosylhomocysteinase, which yields MARLHLDKLRAKLTQLTPDQAAYIGVPMEGPYKPDHYRY from the coding sequence GTGGCGCGGCTGCACCTCGACAAACTGCGCGCCAAGCTCACCCAGCTCACGCCGGACCAGGCGGCGTACATCGGGGTACCGATGGAAGGGCCGTACAAGCCCGATCACTATCGGTACTGA